The Flavobacteriales bacterium genome contains the following window.
CTACATCCATTCCAAATGCTGCACTTAATAAAGTGTACTCATAACAAACATTATATTCTTTACGAATAGTATCTCCATTATTATCTATTTCATTTTCAAAAAAGCAGGTTTCTCCTCTAGATAAATTTCTTAGCACATTACTAATTCCTGGAATTTGCATTGCTCCCAATAACTTAAAAATCTCTAACTGCACTCTAGCGTAATCATCTTCTCCATTAGCTTCTAAACATTTGTCTGCTCTTAACGTTGATGTTGTTTGTACATTAGGGATATCAAAAGTCCCTTTTATCCCAAATCCAGCATCTACTTCTGCTGGCAAAAGCGACGTATAACAAGTTAATGTTGGAGAAAGACAGGCATATTGCACTTGACTTTGAGAAACATCAAATATGGTTAAAGTGGTTGAAAGATTTCCTGTATCAAAGGCTCCAACCTGCGTACATGAGACAAAACACAACAAAGGTGTTAAGTAAAAACGTAAACTAAAATCTAATTCTAATCCTACATTTCCAGTTTGAGGGAATGTGGTCAGTAACTGCGCTGAAGGATCTACAGTATAATCCGTTTGAATCGTAATGGTTTCACCTCTTTCAAAATTATTATTACTAGGGTAAGTCAACAAAATATTTACAGGATAATTCACATCTATGTTCCCATCATTCCAATTCCTTGAATAGAACTTCGCACCAAAGTGCCCACTTGTACCTCCAGAGACTTGATAACCATAGGTCCCTACAATTGTACTTACTGTTTGATCCTGATTAAAAGTATTACTCCAAGGTATATTAAATAATGGGAGCTCAAAGTTTAGATTAAAATTACTATTTGGTCCAAACATTCCCTGATTAGTAGACGAAAAATTGGCAGGTTGGCTAATCGTTGTTGTTTGGCCATAGCCACAAACCGACCAAATAAAAACAAGAAAAAATAATAAATACCTCATATCAAAAAACTAGTATTTTATTGATAAAATAGATGCTAACAATATGGAGTAATACTTTTCTTTTTCTGCTTGTTTATAATTTGCCATAGCATACAATGACTCTTCCTCATTTCCTACAACATACAAAATTCTTTCAACCGGCTGATTATTGATCTCAAACAACAACACAAAGAAATGTCCATCTTGCATTTGTTTTTCTTCCAATAATTTAACCTTACTTCTTTCATAGTTCCTCCCCAACAAATCATCAACCATCATCTTATAGGAAACTGCTGTATCCCTAACTACACTAATAGAAGAATGGGTAAATTCATTTAAAAAAGAGGTGTATTCTTCAAGAAAAACATAGCCCTTAGGCGGGGTAATTGTCGCGTTAACATACTTCAAAAAGACAGGCTCCCCGTTCGTGATCGTTTTTTTACTATCTAGTTTTAGTTGTGAATAAGAAATTGTCACAAAAAAAACAGCTATAATGAAAAATATATTCTTCATAGGTCAGTATTATTTTTAATAAATTTTAACAGGGCTAATCTATAATAAATGTGTAAATTTAACTTTAATTTTTTAGTAAATCAATTATTACGCCCTACCAAAACCAAAAAAAATACTACAACAACAGTAAAACACAACACTAAAACAAACTAAAATGAGATGGAGTTTTTTTATTGCCACCATTCTTTTATTTAACGCATGTCATTTTTTTGAGGAAGAACCCGAGGTGTTGCTCTCTAAAATAGACGGAGAAGATTACCTCAACACAATGGAAGGCGAAATGAACCCCAAAAAAGCATACCTCTATATTATGGAGGGTAATAAAGACAGCATCGACTACAACATCCGTTTAGACATTATTGACAGTCTAGAAACAACTGATTCTATTTGGAGAAAAAAACACCTAAAATCCCTAAACATCATTCTCAATGAAGTTTATGATGGAAATGACAAAACCTTTATTGAAAACAAACTTTTTTCTTTCTTTATTCACTACCCTAATGAATTGATACACCACCTCAACAACGAGGGGTTTGACAACATTGAAAACTGGATGCTGATTCTTAATAAAGGCGTACAATCTGCAACATCACCTGAAGACATTACCATTAACAGTGTCGCTAATGCTGCTATTTCCAATTGCAAAAACTGTAATGAAGAACAACAAAGGCTTATTGTAGAATTTTTAAACAAACTTGAGTATTTTAAATAACCCCACAATTCGCAATTCATTTAAGCAACTATTTATGTATCTTTATAGTTATTAAATCAAGAATGCATCGATTAAAAAAAATATTATCATTCATTTTGGCTTTAGGGCCACTTGTTTCCTTTGCTACACATAATAGAGGGGGTGAAATAACTTATGAGCATGTTTCTGGATTAACCTATCGCTTTACCATTACAACTTGTACAGACATTAGTTCTGCAGCTCAAGCTGACCGTTCGGAATTGTACATAGACTTTGGAGATGGAGAGGGTGACACCATACCAAGAGTTGTTCCTGTAACCGCCATACAAGGGTTTCCTGACCATCAAAAAAACGTATATATTGGGACACACACCTATGTTACATCCGGTTCTTATTTTATTAAAGTAGAAGACCCCAACAGAAATGCGAACATTCTTAACATTTACCCTAACGGGGGAGGAACTTCTGACAATGTTGTTTTTGCTCTACAATCTAAACTTGTCATCAACCCCTTTTTAGGCAATGGAGGAGCCAACAACTCTCTTATTTTTGATGACTGTCCTTGCCCAGCAATAGCTTGTGTTGGAAAAACATATTGCTATAACCCACAAGCTGTTGATCCAGACGGAGACAGTTTATCTTATGAACTAGTAGCTCCCTTAGGGCTCAATGCGCAAGCACTTCCAATACCTACTGTCTATCTCTTTCCCCATCAAGTGAACTCAGGGGGAGGAACACTATCTATAGATCCTGAAACAGGCACGATGTGTTGGGATAGCCCCCACATGATTGGAGAATTTAATTTTACGATAAAAATAACTGAATGGAGAAATGGATATGAAGTTGGATACGTTATTAGAGATGTTCAATTAACTGTGCAAAGCAATTGCAACAACGACCCTCCAGTCATCACTCCTGTTCCTGACATTTGTGTTATCGCAGGAGAAACTATACAATTTACCGTTAACGCCAATGACCCTAACGCTGGGGATGTTATCAGCTTAACAGCTTCTGGCCAGCCATTTTCTAACACCGTAAGCTCTGCAACTTTCAATACCAATGGCAACAACCCAGTTTCTGGAAATTTCTCATGGACCACTGACTGTTCTCATATTAAAAATGGCACTTACCAAATTCTATTTGCTGCACAAGATGATGGCAACCCTATATTTTCTGACTACCAACAAACAAGCATCAAAATTATCCCGCCAAAAGTGACAGGCCTAACAGCTACACCTTTTGGTAATGGTGTAAACGTTAGCTGGACCCCATCTAACTGCAACAACACAGAAGGTTATAGAATTTATCGTACAACAAACCCTAACTTCACTCTCCCAGACTGTTGCGACAACCCCGTTCCAACAAACCATGGCTTTATTCAGGTTGGTGAAATTTTTGGAGCCAACAACACCGATTTCTTTGACAACACCAGTTTAACTTTAGGAATTGACTATTGTTATATTATTACTGCATTTTATAGTTCTGGACAAGTAGAAAGCTGCCCATCCGAACCTAGCTGCGCTCGACTTAAAAAAGAGGTACCTATCATGACCCACGTCACTGTAAACAACACCAATAGCAGTACAGGTATAGACTCCATCATGTGGTCAAAACCATCAGAACTGGACACTAACATCTATCCTGGTCCATATCACTATAAAATATACCATGGATCAACGATTAACAGCATTAACAACCTTATTGGACAAACCAACAGCTCTAACTTTCTATACAATACTGATACTATTTTTGTTCATAACAACATTAACACAGTAAGCACACCTAATTATTATCGTGTAGAACTATTTTATAACCACAACGGAAATGATAGCATTGTTGGCTCTTCAAACAATGCAGGATCAGTTTTCCTGACGACAACTCCAAATGACAACCAAATTACTTTAAATTGGTCTGAAAATGTACCATGGATAGATACTGCATACATCATTTACAGAGGAAATAGCATAGGGGGTAACTACACCCAGATTGGACAAACAAATGCTCAAACATACACAGATACAAACCTCACTAATGGACAAACATATTGTTATTACGTAAAAAGTATTGGCTACTATTCTTCTCCTGACATTATCAGTCCTATTGAAAACCTCTCTCAAGAGGTTTGTGATGCACCTATTGACAAAACTCCTCCTTGCCCTCCTATTCTTAGTATTGACGGAGACTGTGCTATTGGAACCAATAAGCTGACCTGGAACAACCCCAACAACGACTGCGCTGATGATGTTACTAGGTACAACATCTATTATACAGCTGTAGAAGGTGATAGCATGGAATTAATTGCCACAATTAACTCAGCTGACGACACTATTTTTTACCACAACAACAATGGCTCAGTAGCTGGATGTTATTACATTACCTCGCTAGATTCTATTCAATACAACAACGAAAGTGACTCCAGCAACGTTGTGTGCTACGACAACTGTCCAATTTATTGGCTTCCCAATGTCTTTTCACCTAACAATGATGGGAAAAACGAATACTTTTCTCCCTTAGCACCTTACAGATATATAGAGAGCATTGACTTAAAAATCTTTAACCGCTGGGGGCAAATTGTCTATACGAGTACAGACCCTGCTATCAATTGGAATGGTATACACAAAGACTCAGGAGAACCTGTACCAAGTGGGGTTTACTACTATGTTTGCACAGTCAATACCATTCGTCTTTCTGGAATTGACCCTATAGAGCTAAAGGGATATTTCCATCTGTTTAGAGACCATGACAGTGAGTAAACACACACATCATCTGGATATCAAACAAATTAACTAAACGATAGCCAATCCATCCCTTTTATAAGACCTAAATCATAATCTTTAGAAAACGACCTGAGGCTAGAATGAAGATGATCTAAAACTTCACCCCTACAATTAGAATATCATCTACTTGTTCGTGCACACCTCTCCAATCCTCTATCGTAGCATTTAGAATACTTTTTTGCTCAATAGGTGATTTGTCTTTAATATCTAGCAACAACTTTCTAAACTGCTTATACATAAACTTTTTTCCACGCTCACCTCCAAACTGGTCAGCATACCCATCTGAGAACAAATAAATAACATCTCCTTTCTCTATCTGAATTTCATGATTAGTATAATTCTTTGAGTTAGGTGCAAAACTTGCGATTGCAAATTTATCAGGCTTTATTTGAATCACTTCTTCATTACGAATTAAATACAATGGATTATTTGCTCCAGCATATTCTAAGACATTCGTTGACTTATCAAAACTACAAATTGCAGCATCCATTCCATCTCTTACCTCATTCCCCTCTGTTGATTTGTTTAAGGCTTCAGAAGACAAACGGTTTAACTCATCCAAAATAACAGCTGGCTTTTCCACACCATTTTCTCCTACAATACGAGTTAATGCATTAGCTCCAATCAAACTCATAAAAGCCCCTGGAACACCATGACCTGTACAATCTACAGCAGAAAAAAGCACTTTTTGTTTCGTATGTTGAACCCAATAGAAATCACCACTAACGATATCTTTTGGTTTAAACAACACAAAGGACTCTGGCAATAAAGACTGAATATATTCATGCTGAGGCAAGATCGAATCTTGTAGTCGTTTTGCATATCGAATACTAGCTGTTATATCTTTATACAACACCTCTAAACGTTCGCTTTGATGTTCTATCTCTTCTTTTTGACGAACGACCTCTTGCGTTCTTTCTACCACCTTTTGCTCTAACACTCTTTCGCTTTCAGCCAATTCATCTTTCATGACTAACAAAGCATGTCCCAAAGTATCTTTTTCACTTAATGGATTATACGGATAGTTAAAATTACTTTTTCCTACCTCATTGGCAAAAGTTGTGGTGCGCTCTAAACCATCAACAAGGTTATTCATAGCCACTGCCATCTCACCTACCTCATCATTACTAGGATTAATATGTTGATCTGGAATAATACCTTTCCCTAAAGCAATCAAAAATGTTTTTAACTCCTGTACTGGTTTTGTAATACTTAATGTAGTAAATGTTGCAATAATTATTGTTCCTACAACCAATACACCTCCAGCTATTAGTATCCCCCAAAACAAAAGGTTAAACTCTTTATTGGTATCCGAAAAAGATTGCGAACTTTCCTCTTTTTGCTGTGCTAAATCTTTATTTTTAATCAACAACAATTGCTCTACATCCTTTATTATCTTCTGAAACATTGGTTCAACATCCAACTCATAACTAGTGCTTGCTCCCAAGGCAAACAATTCTACTTCATAAGCTTCAAAACCAGTTAACACATCCCCTATTGTCTCATAATAAAGTGTTGTTGCTGATCGAACGTCTTGGATAATTGCTGCCAACAAAGCTCTATTTTCTTTATTTTGAGAACTGGACCATTCTTTTTGCAATGCATCTAAAACAAGAAGATTTTCTGGAATTTTATCCTTAAGAATCTCATCTAAGTTTGTTCTTTCTACAGCATCAGGTTTGGTTTGTTGATAAGTAATGTGTTGGATGTACTTAAGACTATTATTTAAACCAAACTTTAAATCCAACAATTCATCTACAGTAGGCTGACCTATTTCTGTATATTCTTTATTGTTGTGAATACTTTGTTTGAGTGTTTCCTCTGCCCCCTTAAGAACTGAAAGGGTAACCCCAAAAATAGCCAATAACAACACTCCTATTAATGTAAACCCTAACCCTATTTTTTTACCTACCGTAAACCTCATGTTAGTTCATTAATCAAATGTATATACTGCATTATAATAATCAGGGGCTTTCTCTTTAAGCATCTCTAGATAAGTTCTATATTTTTCATCAAAATTGAGAATCTTATAACAACCTGCAAGTGCATATATAATTTCACCATTATTAGGATCGGCATTTAATGCTTTTTCAAAATAAGGCAATCCTTTCATCGCTAAATCTGCTTTCTTGGCATCAGACTCCATCACCATTTGCAAGTCAGCTTCATAATCTAATGCGTTGATAATATCTACCGCCTGATTAAAATAAATTAAACCTATCGCATTATATATTTCTGCCTGATTAGAATCCAGTTCAATGGATTTAGAATAGTACAAAATTGAAGAATCTAAATATGCTCTATACTTCTCTTTGTTGTTACTGTATTTAGTATCATATCTACTTCCTAAAATATTAAAAACTAAAACATCTTCTTTTGTAAAATCTTTTTCTTGATCTGCCAATCGATAAACAGACTTATACTCTCCATGTTTCTCTACAGCTTTAGCTAGAAAAACTCCTGAGGTATCATTAAGATAAAGGTTCAGTTCATTCTTATAGGTATTTGCTAAGTTCCTAAGCGAAGACTTCAATTGAGGCTCCAACTCATTATTCACATCTTTCTCCTGAGCTTTTAGCGTTATTTCAAGAATTTTTTCTCTCAAAGACAGATCTTTTGATTGTTTATAATAAGCCTTATAATACAACGATAAGTTATACC
Protein-coding sequences here:
- a CDS encoding gliding motility-associated C-terminal domain-containing protein — its product is MHRLKKILSFILALGPLVSFATHNRGGEITYEHVSGLTYRFTITTCTDISSAAQADRSELYIDFGDGEGDTIPRVVPVTAIQGFPDHQKNVYIGTHTYVTSGSYFIKVEDPNRNANILNIYPNGGGTSDNVVFALQSKLVINPFLGNGGANNSLIFDDCPCPAIACVGKTYCYNPQAVDPDGDSLSYELVAPLGLNAQALPIPTVYLFPHQVNSGGGTLSIDPETGTMCWDSPHMIGEFNFTIKITEWRNGYEVGYVIRDVQLTVQSNCNNDPPVITPVPDICVIAGETIQFTVNANDPNAGDVISLTASGQPFSNTVSSATFNTNGNNPVSGNFSWTTDCSHIKNGTYQILFAAQDDGNPIFSDYQQTSIKIIPPKVTGLTATPFGNGVNVSWTPSNCNNTEGYRIYRTTNPNFTLPDCCDNPVPTNHGFIQVGEIFGANNTDFFDNTSLTLGIDYCYIITAFYSSGQVESCPSEPSCARLKKEVPIMTHVTVNNTNSSTGIDSIMWSKPSELDTNIYPGPYHYKIYHGSTINSINNLIGQTNSSNFLYNTDTIFVHNNINTVSTPNYYRVELFYNHNGNDSIVGSSNNAGSVFLTTTPNDNQITLNWSENVPWIDTAYIIYRGNSIGGNYTQIGQTNAQTYTDTNLTNGQTYCYYVKSIGYYSSPDIISPIENLSQEVCDAPIDKTPPCPPILSIDGDCAIGTNKLTWNNPNNDCADDVTRYNIYYTAVEGDSMELIATINSADDTIFYHNNNGSVAGCYYITSLDSIQYNNESDSSNVVCYDNCPIYWLPNVFSPNNDGKNEYFSPLAPYRYIESIDLKIFNRWGQIVYTSTDPAINWNGIHKDSGEPVPSGVYYYVCTVNTIRLSGIDPIELKGYFHLFRDHDSE
- a CDS encoding SpoIIE family protein phosphatase — translated: MRFTVGKKIGLGFTLIGVLLLAIFGVTLSVLKGAEETLKQSIHNNKEYTEIGQPTVDELLDLKFGLNNSLKYIQHITYQQTKPDAVERTNLDEILKDKIPENLLVLDALQKEWSSSQNKENRALLAAIIQDVRSATTLYYETIGDVLTGFEAYEVELFALGASTSYELDVEPMFQKIIKDVEQLLLIKNKDLAQQKEESSQSFSDTNKEFNLLFWGILIAGGVLVVGTIIIATFTTLSITKPVQELKTFLIALGKGIIPDQHINPSNDEVGEMAVAMNNLVDGLERTTTFANEVGKSNFNYPYNPLSEKDTLGHALLVMKDELAESERVLEQKVVERTQEVVRQKEEIEHQSERLEVLYKDITASIRYAKRLQDSILPQHEYIQSLLPESFVLFKPKDIVSGDFYWVQHTKQKVLFSAVDCTGHGVPGAFMSLIGANALTRIVGENGVEKPAVILDELNRLSSEALNKSTEGNEVRDGMDAAICSFDKSTNVLEYAGANNPLYLIRNEEVIQIKPDKFAIASFAPNSKNYTNHEIQIEKGDVIYLFSDGYADQFGGERGKKFMYKQFRKLLLDIKDKSPIEQKSILNATIEDWRGVHEQVDDILIVGVKF